CCTTGTAATACTCGGCTCGGGTACCGGCGAGCCCTCTGTGAAGCGGGGGTCCCCCGGCATCCTGGTCGCGGCTGGTGACCGGCGCGTGCTCATTGACAGCGGCTCCGGCACGCTCAGGGCATTGCTTTCACAGGGGGTCACGTATCTGGATATTGACACAATCTGCTACAGCCACCTCCACTGCGACCATATCTCTGAACTTGCCCCAATCCTTTTCGCGATGAGAAACATGACAGTGCCCCGGCAGAAAGCGCTCACGCTCATCGGCCCACCGGGTCTTGAGTCGTACTACCACAGCCTGCGCGAGCTCTACGCGCCCACCCTCGATCCCGCGGGGTACAGGGTGCGGATCGAGGAGATCGGCGAGGGGGTGCTCGAACGTGGTGAGGCCACGTACCGGGTCCTCCCGGTGAGCCACTCGGCCTCGTCGATCGGCTACCGCCTTGAATCGGGTGGGAGGAGCTTCGCGTATTCAGGTGACACGGCGTACTGCGACAACATGGTCGCGCTCGGGCGCGATGCCGACCTGCTCGTGCTCGAGTGCTCTTTCCCTGACGAGCGGGAGGCCGAGGGGCATCTGACTCCCCGCCTCGCGGGCGCCATCGCGTCGCGTTCCGGATGCAAGAAACTTCTCCTCACCCACTTCTACCCCCTGTGCGAGGGATTCGACATTCTCGGTCAGTGCAGGAAGGTTTACCCGGGAGAGATCATCATCGCTTCAGATGGGATGGGGCTGGACATATAGACTAAACTTCAACCAAACAGCAAATTAACTTGCGGAATTATCTATTTAACAAACCTTTGGCATAGTTATGCCCTTATGGCGATTCCCCACAGGGAGGACCAAAAAATAATACTTGACTATCTGACACCCGATTCAATAAAATCCCCCTTTAACTCTTGCCAAGCATTACAAGAAATGCTATCATATCACTGTCTTGCGAAAGAAAGCAGGAAAGCAGCCAATGAACTCTATTAAAATAGGGCAGCTTTCTATCGGAGCGATCCCGCGGATTGTAGGAACTGTGTCTTCCCAAGACATCTTCCAGAATCTCGATTCGCACGAATCGCTTCCCTGTGACATTATTGAACTGCGACTCGATGAGATGTGGCCTGTCGATGACTGGTGGATGGAGAAGTGTGCCTCCCTCGAATCGCTTGGGTATCCGGTAATCCTCACCATACGTGCGGAGAATGAAGGAGGTAACTGGAAGGGAACCATGGAGGAACGCTTTTCAATCTTTACACGCGCCCTGCCAAGCATATCTGCGGTTGACATTGAGTTAAGCAATGGGGTGTCCTCCAAAATCTGCGAACACGCAGCAAAGCAGGGCATTAAATTGCTCATTTCCTTTCACGACTTTAACCGCACGCCCCCTATCGAAGAATTGCTGGCAAGGGTCAGTGAAGCGCGGGCAAAAGGCGCGGACATTGCTAAGATAGCTACAATGGTGAATTCGGCGCAAGATATTACCGTGCTCTCATCCCTGACAGCTAAAGCGAGCAAAGATAATCCGATATGCGTAATCGGGATGGGGAAACACGGCGTATCCACGAGACTGTCATTGCCAGCCATCGGTTCAGCATTGACTTATGGCTACCTTGATAAACCCAGCGCACCGGGACAGCTTCCCTGTTCGTCGCTGTGTCAACGATTACGCGAAGTAGTGCCTTCATTCAACGAAGACTTAATCATCAGAAAACAAATCCTAGAATACGTCTGAAGCAAAGTCGTATCAACTTGTGCTTCAATGCTTCCCCGTGCACTTCTTTCCGGTCTTTCGTTCAACTTTCTTATGCTCGATAGACATAAATGCTGATATGGCCTCTTTTACTGTGAGGGGGGTGAAGAGATAGAGGCTGTGTGCGATAGGATTTTTTAGCTGGCATTAGATTCTCCTTTAAGTAAGCTCCAATTGCTCTCCTTTTTCTGTATGCCGCTCCGCTTTTTTGAAGGTGGTGCTAACCTGCTTAACCGGCGGCATTTTTACCTGCTTCCCCGTCAGAAGATCCTCAATCGTTAGCAATTGAATCTTGGGATATTTCTTGTTCCATAGCTTCGACTCATAGAATCCAGCCGTTGCCGCTTCCGTCTTCATCGGCTTGGTCGGTTCCTCCATGGAGATCAAAACACCGATTGCGGCCTTCTCGCGGTCCACGACTCCGCGCAAATCCCGGATATGCGAAACGGTGGCATTACCGGCTTTGACAGATATGACTACTGTCTCAAACTTCCCGACCGTATCGCCTTGAAAGACAATCTTCCCGTCAATGCCCTTGTCCGCTCCCTTCTTGCCTTCCGCTGGACGCGCGCCGACAAGACCCAATGCCCACCATTGAAATTGATATGGGTCTGATTCTGCCAATGCAGCCGCATCCGGCACGCTCACAGGTTCGCCAACAACGGAAAAATAAGGTTTACCTGGAGATTCCTTTACTCCTTCAGCTTTCATATCGCGGCTTATAATTTCAATTCCGAAGGTATCCTTGAGGCGTTGCTTCATCAGGGTTATGGCGAGGTGTGTGATATCTATTCCTATCCAGTGACGTTTGAGTTTTTGAGCTGCGGCAATAGTCGTTCCGCAGCCGCAAAATGGATCAAGAACTGTCCCTCCTTCCGGGCATGAACTTTGGATAATTCTTTCTAGAAGCGCAACCGGTTTTTGTGTAGGGTACCCGAGACGTTCGCCCCCGGAAACTATTTCGATGTCGTTCCACCAATCTCCCAGGGGAACGCCTTCCTGTTCGTCAAGGTATCGCTTGAATCGTGGTATGCCCTTTCCGCCCCTTGGCACGACAACAAGACCCTTCGCATCCGCTTCCATCATGCGTTCCTTGGTCCATCTCCATACCTTTGTTATGCCTTTGAACTCATACGTAAGATTTGGACGGTCGGGATTAGGATTCAATAGACTGGTCAACTGATATTTCCGCCCTTTTTCATCTGTAAGGCTATATTGCTGTTCAGATTTCTCGGGATCATACGGCAGATATATCGGCGACCAGTAAACCGTCTCTGCATTCTTGGCAAAGGCAAGAATCACATCATGCGTTGATGCTAACCTTGTGAAGGCATGTCCCTTTGGATGTGACCGACGCCAAACGATTTCATTTCGGAAGTTCTCCGGTCCGAAGACAGCATCCATAAGCAGTTTCAGGTAGTGACTCGCCGCAGGATCACAGTGCAGATAGATACTTCCGGAAGACTTCAACGCTCGGCGCAATTCAATCAATCGAGGGCACATCATCACTAGATATGCCAGCATATCGCATGGGCCGAGGAAAGTGCGGAATGCCTGCATCACATCTGCCACTTTCCCGCCTGTTGTCACCAGTTCTGCAAATATCTTTTCATCTTCTTGACTCCATGTCCATGTATCTTCAAATGCCTGTATTTGAGATGCGGCGCGAGAACCATCCTGTTCCTTGAAAAGTACATTGTAGTTTTGATTACTCTTGAAAGGGGGATCAAGATAAATGAGATCAATGCTTTCGGAAGGAATATCGCGCCTCAGAATGTCGAGATTGTCTCCATAATATAATGTGTTTTCCATTTTTACCTCATTTCCTTAAGATATTTATATAGCGGTGGATAATCTGAGTATTTGCATACGATCTTGAATCCTTTATCACTACATATCCTCACTATTATTGTCTGAGCCCATCTATTTTCTGCAAAAGTTAACACTAGGGCCTCATGCCATTCTCTACCTGATCCTTTAAATCGGATGTCATAAAATCTGGGTTCTCTTGAAGCAAACTCCACTGTATCTAGTATATCCGTGGTAAAATTTACACCCATATTTCCAATATCATATTTTCTGATAGCTTTGTCCGATGAATATTCTATGAACGCACTTCCAGTGGGGATATCTTCTGGTTTAAGGTTTTTCATGTCATATACCGAAGCCTTAACCTCGCTTAGGGGATAATAACCGCTCTGTGACACGATAATATGCAATTTAGCTGAGGGCTGATCTGAACTAGGTATAACATGAAGATAACAAACGCTATTCGCCATTCTTATTTGCTGAAGTCCAGGGGAAATGATCGAGACAAGAAATCCAGTAAGTCCGATCCCTATAATTATTGTAGATATTGCCTTCCCATGATTCTTATATAGTTTTTTATTGGCCTTCATAGCTAACCCCAATATCACCAAGAGCATCTGGCTGCTGCTGGATGCATATATAAGAGGATCAACGTACAGAAAAGCCCGGATGATCCAATACAAACCGATTGTGCATAGAAGGCAGAACGCTGCATAGGTAACAAACGACAGATTCTTGAGTTTTGCTCTCCATTCCATGCCCCAAGTTTATCAAATTTGACGCTCATCTCTTAT
This genomic stretch from Candidatus Auribacterota bacterium harbors:
- a CDS encoding MBL fold metallo-hydrolase; the protein is MHLVILGSGTGEPSVKRGSPGILVAAGDRRVLIDSGSGTLRALLSQGVTYLDIDTICYSHLHCDHISELAPILFAMRNMTVPRQKALTLIGPPGLESYYHSLRELYAPTLDPAGYRVRIEEIGEGVLERGEATYRVLPVSHSASSIGYRLESGGRSFAYSGDTAYCDNMVALGRDADLLVLECSFPDEREAEGHLTPRLAGAIASRSGCKKLLLTHFYPLCEGFDILGQCRKVYPGEIIIASDGMGLDI
- the aroD gene encoding type I 3-dehydroquinate dehydratase, which produces MNSIKIGQLSIGAIPRIVGTVSSQDIFQNLDSHESLPCDIIELRLDEMWPVDDWWMEKCASLESLGYPVILTIRAENEGGNWKGTMEERFSIFTRALPSISAVDIELSNGVSSKICEHAAKQGIKLLISFHDFNRTPPIEELLARVSEARAKGADIAKIATMVNSAQDITVLSSLTAKASKDNPICVIGMGKHGVSTRLSLPAIGSALTYGYLDKPSAPGQLPCSSLCQRLREVVPSFNEDLIIRKQILEYV
- a CDS encoding DNA methyltransferase, with the translated sequence MENTLYYGDNLDILRRDIPSESIDLIYLDPPFKSNQNYNVLFKEQDGSRAASQIQAFEDTWTWSQEDEKIFAELVTTGGKVADVMQAFRTFLGPCDMLAYLVMMCPRLIELRRALKSSGSIYLHCDPAASHYLKLLMDAVFGPENFRNEIVWRRSHPKGHAFTRLASTHDVILAFAKNAETVYWSPIYLPYDPEKSEQQYSLTDEKGRKYQLTSLLNPNPDRPNLTYEFKGITKVWRWTKERMMEADAKGLVVVPRGGKGIPRFKRYLDEQEGVPLGDWWNDIEIVSGGERLGYPTQKPVALLERIIQSSCPEGGTVLDPFCGCGTTIAAAQKLKRHWIGIDITHLAITLMKQRLKDTFGIEIISRDMKAEGVKESPGKPYFSVVGEPVSVPDAAALAESDPYQFQWWALGLVGARPAEGKKGADKGIDGKIVFQGDTVGKFETVVISVKAGNATVSHIRDLRGVVDREKAAIGVLISMEEPTKPMKTEAATAGFYESKLWNKKYPKIQLLTIEDLLTGKQVKMPPVKQVSTTFKKAERHTEKGEQLELT